One genomic window of Anthonomus grandis grandis chromosome 3, icAntGran1.3, whole genome shotgun sequence includes the following:
- the LOC126734431 gene encoding uncharacterized protein LOC126734431 has protein sequence MEEIPQNIREKAIKATENLLPVKSRQQYDREYGIFGIWKDANAIVQITETVLMAYFQELSEKYSPNSLWTKYSTLRSTLMVYKNIDVSQYHRLISYLKVKSKGYVPKKSKVLEGEQIIKFIKKAPDDIYLVHKVILVMGVFGGLRRDELVKMTIDDIEDRGTVLVIKVPETKTSTSKSFAINEEDLGALNLIKKYAALRPAGIKERRFFLTYRKSRCTVQPVGKNTIGSVPTLIAKFLKLDNAEAYTGHCLRRTSSTLLVEAGASFEMLKQHGKWKSSSVAEGYIEESISSKNKVAKMIVNLVNSEVNSVSTIENSLMDNLQTIQNSVSAATSTITKNTDHSIVGSATFSGTFQNCNFYFGNKIG, from the exons atggaagaaattccacaaaatataagagaaaaggccataaaagcgaccgaaaatcttttgccagttaaatcaaggcaacagtatgatcgggagtatggcatatttggtatttggaaagatgccaacgcaattgttcaaataaccgaaaccgttctaatggcatattttcaggaactg tcggaAAAATACAGTCCGAACTCTCTCTGGACTAAGTATTCTACCCTAAGGTCCACGTTaatggtctataaaaatatagacgtctcgcaataccatcgtctcatatcttatttaaaagttaagtcgaaaggatatgtcccgaagaagtctaaagttttggaaggagaacaaataataaaatttattaagaaggctcctgatgatatctacttggtacacaaagtcatattggtaatgggtgtttttggaggtttaagacgagatgagttggtcaaaatgaccattgatgatattgaagatagaggaacggtcttggttataaaggtaccagaaactaaaacttcaacttcaaaaagttttgctATCaatgaagaagatttaggcgctttaaatttaataaaaaagtacgcaGCATTAAGACCAGCTGGAATAAAGGAGCGAAGATTCTTTCTTACCTATAGAAAGAGTCGCTGTACAGTACAACCTGTTGGAAAAAATACCATAGGAAGCGTCCCAACATTGatcgcaaaatttttaaaactggataaTGCAGAAGCTTATACCGGCCACTGTTTGCGTCGCACATCGTCAACTTTACTTGTTGAGGCAGGTGCTTCGTTTGAAATGCTAAAACAACATGGGAAATGGAAAAGCTCTTCAGTAgctgaaggatatatagaagaaagtatttcatccaaaaataaagtagCCAAAATGATTGTCAATTTAGTTAACTCCGAGGTTAATTCCGTATCgactattgaaaattctttaatggacaatttacaaactatacaaaatagcgttagtgctgccacctctaccatcacaaaaaacaccgaccattctatagtgggatcagctacattttccgggacatttcaaaattgtaatttttattttggaaataaaattggataa